CGGGCATCCTCGTACGGCGGGGCGTGGCCCGTGCCGTCGTCCGGCACGGGCGCTCCGAGGAACGTGAACATGCTCTCACCCACGTCCAGTTGGAATCCGGCGAGGTACACCACCCCCACCACGTTCGCGGCATCTGCGATGGCCTCCGTGGCGGGGACGCCTCCGTAGGAGTGGGCGACCACCACCACCGGGCCGTCGATGCGCCGGAGGCTGTCCCGGATGGCGTCCGCGTCGTCCAGCATGCCCACCGGGCGGGCGCCGTCGTACCGGCCGGCCGGAGGACTGGCGCTGGGCAGGTCGACGGCGTCGGACCGCCAACCCTCGGCGTCGAGCGCGGTGCGTACGGAGTCCCAGCACCAGGCTCCGTGCCAGGCTCCGTGGACCAGCAGGAAGGCCGGCCGGTCGGTGTCGACGTTCATGTGCGGTACCTCCGTTGTCCGAGCCGCGGGCGGGGAGACCGCGGCGCGAAGCGGCCGCCCCGCCCGTGGTCGCGGGCCGAGTGACCGCACTCACGACTCCCGACGATACTGCGCGGTCCCTGCACCAACAGCGGCCTACAGACGCATCCCGAGCCACAGGCGTCCGTCGCGCCCGGTTGTGCAGGCAACAAGCATGTAGGCATGTACTAGGGAGTGGTTGGGGGAACGGTGCGTCGGGCCGGATGCCTCCTGGTGATCAGAAGACGCTCGCTGGCACCGAGTGGCCGGCGCCCCCGCGCCTGCTCTCAGGCCACTTCCCCGCTCCGGCGGATCGCTCTCCGGCACCCCGACGCCGTGACCGCCACCATGACGCGGGCTGGAAACGCACCATCGAGGCCGCACATCTCATGGAAGGCCCCCGGCTCCCACGCCGCAGGCGTACAGTTCGGCGCTTTCGCTGCCCAGCAGACCAACAGC
The window above is part of the Streptomyces syringium genome. Proteins encoded here:
- a CDS encoding alpha/beta fold hydrolase, which encodes MNVDTDRPAFLLVHGAWHGAWCWDSVRTALDAEGWRSDAVDLPSASPPAGRYDGARPVGMLDDADAIRDSLRRIDGPVVVVAHSYGGVPATEAIADAANVVGVVYLAGFQLDVGESMFTFLGAPVPDDGTGHAPPYEDARRILFDDVPEADADRAVARLRPQSVRSFTERVTTAGWRTVPSSYVVCDRDQALVPSRQQELATRADSVHRLPSGHSPFLSMPRRLATLLGRIATSSLPTPRR